ATAGCACTGAAAACAAACATGAATGATTGGTTAATACATCACACCGTTGGCCGTCCTTCCCTTGCTTACGAGTTGTCTACTCCAGTCGGCACCCGTCTTTGTCTCCGCTGGACAAATTCAGCTGTAAAGTTCCCCCAATCTGATCTGGCACCCATTGTGGGCTCCCCTTGCCCTCCTCTCCTCACGACACGGCTACGCGTCCGCCCCATCTGTTACCTTTTCCACGTAGCACTCTTACTCAAATGTTTTTCCCTTACTTGCATGATGTCAACTTTGACGTGGCAACACACTTGCTTAAGTCTATATATAATACCCAAacccttcttctttctcacAATTCAACTCACAGCGCCACTCCAACTTTACAATCAaacattactttttttctttgacaataattataatggcTGTTAGTTCTTCGGTTTCCCATGCCAAGGCTCTCCAATTCATTGAGGAGATTACTACAAATGCTGACTCGGTTCAACAAAAGGTGTTGGCTGAGATTTTGAATCGGAATTCTGATACGGAGTATTTGAAACGGTTTCAACTGAGTAGAACCGCCAGTCGAGATGAATTTAAGTCAAATGTTCGAGTGGTTACTTACGAAGATCTTCAACCCGATATCCAACGTATTGCTAATGGCGATCGCTCCCCTATTTTTTCCTCTCATCCCATTTCTGAGTTTCTTACCAGGtgaatatttaagaaaatacaCTCAAATTATTGCACAAATTTTATAGTTCcaagttcttttattttttctcaattgcGCTCAATCtgatttataaaattttcagttcTGGGACATCCGCTGGGGAGAGGAAACTAATGCCGacaattaaagaagaaatggaacGTCGTCAGCTACTTTACAGCCTTCTCATGCCCATCATGAACAAGTAATTTACTTGAATTCAATTCATGAAGAATCATATATATTAGGATTAGctcttcattttgaatttttttattaaaaaaattaacaaataaataaaaaaatttcaggTATGTGCCGGGGTTGGACAAAGGGAAAGGACTTTACTTTTTATTCGTGAAGGCAGAAACAAAGACCACTGGAGGACTACTGGCACGTCCGGTACTCACTAGCTACTATAAGAGTGACATCTTCAAGACAAGACCATATGATCCTTTCAATGACTACACTAGCCCAAACGAGGCCATTCTATGCGCCAATTCCTTCCAAAGCATGTACACTCAGATGTTATGTGGTTTATTGATGCGTGAGCAAGTCCTCCGTGTTGGCGCCGTTTTCGCCTCCGGTCTCCTCCGTGCCATTCACTTCCTCCAGCACAACTGGAAACAGCTTGCACACGACATCTCCACCGCAACCTTAAATCCCAAAATCACGGACCCTTGTCTCCGTGAATGTATAGTCTCCAAATATTTAACAAACCCGAATCCGGAGCTGGCGGAACTCATCTCAAAGGAATGCTCGACGGAGGAGTGGGAAGGGATTATCACGAGAATATGGCCAAATACTAAATATTTGGATGTGATTGTGACGGGAGCCATGGCTCAGTATATTCCCACTCTCGAATTTTACAGCGGTGGCTTACCCATGGCTTGCACTATGTATGCTTCTTCCGAGTGTTATTTTGGGGTAAATTTAAACCCAATGTGTAAACCCTCGGATGTAACTTACACCATCATGCCAAACATGTGCTACTGCGAATTCATCCCCCTCGACAACGATATGTCGTCTTCTCCAACTCAGCTTGTTGACCTCGCTGACGTGGAAGTAGGGAAAGAGTACGAGCTCGTGATCACAACATACTCTGGACTCTGTCGTTACCGAGTCGGAGACATCCTACACGTCACTGGGTTCCACAACGCAGCCCCACAGTTTCGATTCGTGAGGAGGAAGAATGTTCTTTTGAGCATTGATTCCGACAAGACAGATGAAGCCGAGTTACAGAAGGCCATAGACAACGCCGCGTTGTTGTTGCGGGGGTTTAACACTAGCGTGGTGGAGTATACGAGCTATGCGGATACGAAAACAATCCCGGGACATTACGTCATTTATTGGGAGCTTCTTGTGAAAGACGAAGAAACTGGAAATTTCCCTCCAGGAGAGATTTTAAATCAGTGTTGTTTGGCTATTGAAGAGAGTTTGAACTCGGTTTACCGACAAGGCCGAGTTGCGGATAACTCAATTGGACCGTTGGAGATTAGGGTGGTGAGAAATGGGACATTTGAAGAGCTAATGGACTATGCGATCTCGAGGGGTGCGTCGATCAACCAGTACAAGGCGCCACGGTGCGTCAACTTCACACCCATTATCGAGCTTCTCGACTCTAGGGTGACTTCTGTTCACTTTAGTCCATCCAAGCCACACTGGACACCAGAACGACGCGGCTAGAGACATCAATCAGTTTTTTAGGGTTGCCTtctcaaaattgttttgatgTGTAGGTTTTATCTTATAATATGTATGCTTCTTATTCCTTAATAATTAAAGGATACAAATAATAAGTAGTCTTACCTTTTCTCACCCCACGTCTCTAACCATGCAGAAATTGCTCagattgtaaaatttaaaatactcgACATATAATGAATAATGCTCCcttattaatttaagaaattgtgatataaattttcaaacaatttcttaaaaatatgataaagttagataatataatttttttgttttattaaaaaaatttgagggGAGGAATACTTTGACCTTCATATTCTTGGCCAATAATTAGTAATAATTAGTATTGTTCAAAGACTATTCTATTGGACAAAACCAATTGGAGGGAGAtggcaataataataataaataaaataaaagtcaaatCGAGCATAATGTACGgtgttaaataaaatttgtattaggttagtaaatgaaaataaataattttattcttgcacgatattaaaaagtaattgtAGATCTAGTCACTTTTTATAGTTAATGTGTAACATATCACAAAGACCAAGAAAGTAAATCCCTAGTTTTTTAGCGCATTTAACATGACTTAATTAGTTAATTCACATTTCTTTATTCAAATTCTCCTGCTtctatttattgaaaaataattccaatattttaaaaatgataatactgataattttaaatatattaaacttgTATTAGAATGGTAGTTTTCACAATCCATGGATCTATATGCtgcttgaaaataattgtaacTTGATTAACCGGTAGAAacactatttatttatatgatcAATCGGAGAACATGAAACGCGAACTTAAATGGGCCTATGGGCTATCATGGACCGCAGATATCAGAACACAACGGGTGGGCTTATTGGTGAAACAGAGAGAATCAAACTTATACTTACTTTTCTTATTGGGCCTATGGGCTTATTGGGCCTCGTCTATACCAAATTTTTAGAACAGTAATAGGTTATTATATTAtctaatataaatgtaaattacGTAATTACCGAATCAATAACctatactttcttttcttcctacAACAATTGGTGAAACAGATAATCAAATTACAGATTTCGTGACTATAAAAGTTATCCGATGATAATTGAGTTAAACTCTCGTTGATGAATCAAGGAGCTAAACTATTGTTGATGAGTCAAGATATTACACGTACTTCTATACCATTTGGAATATTTTTCCTTTGCatgtttattcaattttatgcACCTGCCTTCACACAcctaatattaatattgttttttatttcttgaagCTTTGTTCTTATtctattttctgtttttttttttttttttttttgctatatttttatgtattagtttgctttttattttaaaatattcgaAGTTAAAAattaccttaattttttttgaaagaattttttttactatgaCTTTTAAATTTCGTAATAAGCATAtttcataattgttttttttataatttatttgaaacgGAATTTTAGCAatgtataaattttgtttgctaatttttcttttcaactttacttaatattttacaatCACAGTATTTATATAATGATATTACCGATCTAgatttgatgaaaaaaatattgcaagtcaaattttgtatttaacaactatatatgaaatttttgtatcatcattttttatatttaaatgtacgttatacattttttattttgcataattaaaatatatttaagtcaagtaagaaaatacaagaaagTAGAAACGAAAAGTAGTTATGAAACAAAAGTCTACAacaatttcataatttcttatttaaaaaaaataccaatcATCTTCTATACTCTAtagtagaaacaaaaaacataatattatatGAAACGATGTGGAAGAtcatcgttttttttttttcaagtaaagAAATGATGGAGCAGAACGCTATTAAATagtggaaagaaaaatcaaaggggaattacaaaattttcaaatgaatgatgagaataaaagattaataaagTTGATTCTTCTTGTGACagtgaaagggaaaaaaaaaatgaaggattGACCAAAAATAATGTATATTCTTGTAGGGGACAAGAGAAGCAAAATTTCAACGAATATGTTcactaattattaatattagatATGCAACAGATAATAGACTACTTAATCCTACACTAAACACAATATACACCCTAATTAACCACTATTTTTAGATAAttgtcaatatatatatagaaacacacacacacacacatttgTTGGGTATTTTCTTGAGAGAGGAAATGTTAGCTTTTGACCACAGGATCTGTCATGGTTACCCATCAACTTGGACTCAACTAGAGTTCTTAgaccaaaaatcaaaatatataaaaaagaatcaaaccattttattttttattatgctatttaaaataatggcaTTTATTcctattttaaatagtttttcaaattacCTAAAAACAGATATGAAAATTGAGTCAAatcacaaacaaaatcaaaat
This DNA window, taken from Cucumis sativus cultivar 9930 chromosome 6, Cucumber_9930_V3, whole genome shotgun sequence, encodes the following:
- the LOC101214967 gene encoding probable indole-3-acetic acid-amido synthetase GH3.1; the encoded protein is MAVSSSVSHAKALQFIEEITTNADSVQQKVLAEILNRNSDTEYLKRFQLSRTASRDEFKSNVRVVTYEDLQPDIQRIANGDRSPIFSSHPISEFLTSSGTSAGERKLMPTIKEEMERRQLLYSLLMPIMNKYVPGLDKGKGLYFLFVKAETKTTGGLLARPVLTSYYKSDIFKTRPYDPFNDYTSPNEAILCANSFQSMYTQMLCGLLMREQVLRVGAVFASGLLRAIHFLQHNWKQLAHDISTATLNPKITDPCLRECIVSKYLTNPNPELAELISKECSTEEWEGIITRIWPNTKYLDVIVTGAMAQYIPTLEFYSGGLPMACTMYASSECYFGVNLNPMCKPSDVTYTIMPNMCYCEFIPLDNDMSSSPTQLVDLADVEVGKEYELVITTYSGLCRYRVGDILHVTGFHNAAPQFRFVRRKNVLLSIDSDKTDEAELQKAIDNAALLLRGFNTSVVEYTSYADTKTIPGHYVIYWELLVKDEETGNFPPGEILNQCCLAIEESLNSVYRQGRVADNSIGPLEIRVVRNGTFEELMDYAISRGASINQYKAPRCVNFTPIIELLDSRVTSVHFSPSKPHWTPERRG